One region of Bacillus zhangzhouensis genomic DNA includes:
- the ezrA gene encoding septation ring formation regulator EzrA, whose protein sequence is MELIIGLIVILLALFSVGYFLRKNIYKEIDRLEAWKIEILNRSIVEEISKIKHLKMTGETEQFFERWRAEWDDIVTAHLPKVEELLYDAEEYSDKYRFSKAKQVLTHIEDLLSAADSNIEDILKEIADLVTSEEQNRKDIEKVKEQYQTVRKNLLAYSHLYGTLYDKMEQDLDEAWEGIKQYEEETENGNYMKARKILLEQDRRLDQLQLYINDVPKLIADCKQTVPGQLTKLKDGYKEMTDKGYKLEHIQITKELENLNKQLTRAEKLLIDELNLDEASSILQMIDDAIQTLYDQLEAEVEAGQEIKSKMPELTEAFEKLEQDHTQTKAETALVKESYKLTAGELDQQKAFEKRLEEIEKLMKQIRGKLDRDHVAYSVLMNEINQLETFIDDAKVLHDTFKDHLQSLRKEELQARETLAELKTMLTDTVRQLQKSNIPGVPADMKVKTEKAQEMIQQVHEQLENLPLNMPAVNQQLKEASDTVRHVVDETEEMLTKSDQIERIIQYGNRFRSQNHILSEQLKEAERRFYAYDYNGSFDVAAAAVEKASPGAVQKLLAQQENEYQH, encoded by the coding sequence ATGGAGTTAATCATCGGTTTAATTGTCATTTTGCTTGCTTTGTTTTCAGTCGGTTATTTCCTACGAAAAAATATATATAAAGAGATTGACCGATTGGAAGCATGGAAAATTGAAATTCTAAACAGATCAATTGTAGAAGAAATTTCAAAGATCAAACATTTAAAAATGACCGGAGAAACAGAGCAATTTTTTGAAAGATGGCGTGCAGAGTGGGACGATATCGTCACAGCCCATCTTCCAAAGGTAGAGGAGCTATTATATGATGCAGAAGAGTATTCTGATAAATATCGATTCTCCAAAGCCAAACAGGTTCTTACGCACATTGAGGACTTGCTGAGTGCTGCTGATTCGAACATTGAAGACATTTTAAAAGAAATTGCAGACCTTGTTACAAGCGAGGAGCAAAATCGCAAGGACATTGAAAAGGTCAAAGAACAATATCAAACAGTTCGAAAAAATCTGCTTGCGTACAGCCATTTATACGGCACCCTTTATGACAAAATGGAGCAGGACTTGGATGAGGCCTGGGAAGGGATCAAACAGTACGAGGAAGAGACAGAAAACGGAAACTACATGAAGGCAAGAAAGATTTTGCTTGAGCAAGACCGCAGACTCGATCAGCTTCAACTGTATATCAATGATGTACCGAAGCTCATTGCAGACTGCAAACAAACCGTACCAGGCCAGCTGACGAAGCTGAAAGACGGATATAAAGAAATGACAGACAAAGGCTACAAGCTCGAGCACATCCAGATCACTAAAGAGCTTGAGAACTTAAACAAGCAGCTGACTCGTGCGGAAAAACTGCTTATTGATGAACTCAATCTAGATGAAGCATCAAGCATTTTGCAAATGATTGATGATGCCATTCAGACGCTGTATGATCAGCTGGAAGCTGAAGTAGAAGCAGGTCAGGAAATCAAAAGCAAAATGCCTGAGCTGACGGAAGCATTTGAAAAACTCGAGCAGGATCACACCCAAACAAAGGCAGAAACAGCTCTTGTAAAAGAAAGCTACAAACTGACAGCCGGAGAGCTTGATCAACAGAAGGCGTTCGAAAAACGCTTAGAAGAAATTGAAAAGCTCATGAAACAAATTCGTGGGAAGCTTGATCGTGACCATGTCGCATATTCAGTATTAATGAATGAAATCAATCAGCTTGAGACCTTTATCGATGATGCAAAAGTATTGCATGATACGTTTAAAGATCATCTTCAATCATTAAGAAAAGAAGAGCTGCAAGCGAGAGAAACACTGGCTGAGCTGAAAACGATGCTGACAGATACAGTGCGTCAGCTGCAAAAAAGCAATATTCCAGGTGTACCTGCTGACATGAAAGTGAAGACCGAAAAAGCGCAGGAGATGATTCAGCAAGTGCACGAGCAGCTTGAGAACCTGCCGCTCAACATGCCAGCCGTAAATCAGCAATTAAAAGAAGCATCTGACACAGTGAGACATGTTGTGGATGAGACGGAAGAAATGCTCACTAAATCAGATCAAATTGAACGAATCATTCAATACGGCAATCGTTTTAGAAGTCAAAATCATATTCTTTCAGAACAATTAAAAGAGGCAGAGCGAAGATTTTATGCGTACGATTATAACGGTTCATTTGATGTAGCAGCAGCAGCTGTTGAAAAAGCATCACCTGGAGCCGTTCAGAAGCTATTAGCTCAGCAAGAAAATGAATATCAACATTAA
- the hisJ gene encoding histidinol-phosphatase HisJ, with the protein MLKQDAHLHTPFCPHGSLDPFHSYIEKAIKKGFDSITFTEHAPLPPSFQDPTPEQDSAMKLQDLEAYITKLAQLKQEYKGQLIVKTGLEVDFIKKYEEETRSFLDCYGPELDDSILSVHFLPAGDDYMCLDFDEHAFQQLISIYGSIEQVYQSYYDQIHSSILSSLGQYKPKRIGHITLVQKFKQLFPYEMSPELCQKVTLCLEETAKKGMSLDFNTSGLRKTYARSIYLDQWMIDFAKTKKIPLVFGSDAHQAEDLGYAYDQFEDIMRFR; encoded by the coding sequence ATGCTGAAACAAGATGCACATCTACATACACCGTTTTGCCCGCACGGTTCGCTTGATCCTTTTCATTCTTATATTGAAAAAGCCATCAAAAAGGGATTTGATTCCATAACCTTTACCGAGCATGCCCCGCTGCCTCCATCGTTTCAAGATCCAACACCTGAGCAGGATAGTGCCATGAAGCTCCAAGACCTTGAAGCGTATATAACGAAACTGGCTCAGCTGAAACAAGAATACAAAGGACAATTAATAGTAAAAACTGGACTTGAGGTTGACTTTATCAAAAAGTATGAAGAAGAAACAAGATCCTTTTTAGACTGCTACGGTCCAGAACTGGACGACAGCATTTTATCTGTTCACTTTCTTCCTGCTGGCGATGATTATATGTGCCTTGATTTTGACGAGCATGCCTTCCAGCAGCTAATAAGCATCTATGGCAGCATTGAACAGGTCTATCAAAGCTACTATGACCAAATTCATTCTTCTATTCTATCATCTTTAGGTCAATATAAGCCAAAGAGAATCGGTCATATCACCCTTGTCCAAAAATTCAAACAGCTTTTTCCATATGAAATGTCACCTGAACTTTGTCAAAAGGTCACCCTTTGCCTTGAAGAAACGGCAAAAAAAGGCATGTCCTTAGATTTTAATACATCAGGTCTGCGTAAAACATATGCCAGAAGTATCTATTTAGATCAATGGATGATTGACTTTGCAAAAACGAAAAAAATTCCGCTCGTATTCGGCTCTGATGCCCATCAAGCGGAAGATCTCGGATATGCGTATGATCAATTCGAGGACATCATGAGATTCAGATGA
- the refZ gene encoding forespore capture DNA-binding protein RefZ, with protein MKTSTTVQTKDRIMDAAIRLFNQKGFSGTSVREIAKEANVNVAHISYYFQGKGGLLEQLVSDFYEGYIHMIESHLHHMETRHAKECLLHVVFDILSYQHKHRQLTRFVYREVTIDSTLIREIMSTYLTKEKYLFQLIIEKGKSTHVICEQLSLASFMIQLKSLLMMPYLQPQYLTEVLYLNPSEPYFYQMYFKELSRSLHYLLEPKEPALDSHLNLMMSSN; from the coding sequence ATGAAAACATCAACAACCGTGCAAACAAAAGACCGTATTATGGATGCTGCCATCAGACTTTTTAACCAAAAAGGATTTTCTGGAACCTCTGTCCGTGAGATTGCGAAGGAAGCAAACGTCAACGTTGCCCATATTTCTTATTACTTTCAAGGAAAAGGAGGGCTGCTTGAGCAACTTGTATCCGATTTTTATGAAGGCTACATTCACATGATTGAATCACATCTCCATCACATGGAAACCCGTCATGCAAAAGAATGCTTACTACATGTGGTTTTTGATATTTTATCTTATCAGCACAAGCACCGTCAATTAACCCGTTTCGTTTATCGGGAGGTGACGATTGATTCGACACTCATCAGAGAAATCATGTCGACATATTTAACGAAAGAAAAGTATTTGTTTCAGCTCATCATTGAAAAAGGAAAAAGCACCCATGTCATTTGTGAGCAGCTATCACTCGCATCTTTTATGATTCAGCTAAAATCACTTCTCATGATGCCATATTTACAGCCGCAATATTTAACAGAGGTGCTTTATTTGAACCCAAGTGAGCCCTATTTCTATCAAATGTACTTTAAGGAGCTGAGCCGTTCGCTTCATTATCTGTTAGAACCAAAAGAGCCGGCACTAGATTCTCATCTGAATCTCATGATGTCCTCGAATTGA
- a CDS encoding GAF domain-containing protein: MFHVEKQSGDPSKDYQLLVKQIEAMTDGEPDLIANLANAAALLYHSLPEVNWAGFYLAKGSELVLGPFNGLPACVRIPSGKGVCGTAFATGEVQRIADVHAFPGHIACDAASQSEIVIPLKVNGQIIGVLDIDSPVKNRFSEVDETYLIQFTEILQRALSVSTDA; this comes from the coding sequence ATGTTTCATGTCGAAAAACAGTCTGGCGATCCTTCAAAAGACTATCAATTGCTTGTCAAACAGATAGAAGCCATGACAGATGGTGAACCTGATCTGATTGCCAACTTGGCAAATGCAGCTGCGCTACTCTATCACTCACTTCCTGAAGTCAATTGGGCAGGTTTTTATTTAGCAAAGGGCAGCGAGCTCGTGCTTGGACCATTTAACGGACTGCCTGCATGTGTGCGCATTCCTTCTGGAAAAGGCGTTTGCGGTACAGCGTTTGCGACAGGTGAAGTGCAGCGTATCGCAGATGTCCATGCATTCCCTGGACATATTGCATGTGATGCCGCATCGCAATCTGAAATAGTCATTCCGCTCAAGGTTAATGGACAGATCATTGGGGTGCTCGATATTGACAGCCCCGTGAAAAACCGCTTCAGTGAAGTCGATGAGACCTATCTTATTCAATTTACAGAAATTCTTCAACGGGCGTTATCCGTCTCTACGGATGCGTAA
- the rpsD gene encoding 30S ribosomal protein S4 yields MARYTGPSWKISRRLGISLSGTGKELEKRPYAPGQHGPGQRKKLSEYGLQLQEKQKLRHMYGVNERQFRTLYDRAAKLPGKQGENFMILLETRLDNLVYRLGLARTRRQARQLVNHGHILVDGSRVDIPSFSVKPGQTIALREKSQNLAVVKESVEVNNFVPEYLSFDAEKLEGTFTRLPERSELAPEISEQLIVEFYSR; encoded by the coding sequence ATGGCTCGCTATACAGGTCCAAGCTGGAAGATTTCCCGCCGTTTAGGCATTTCATTAAGCGGAACAGGTAAGGAACTTGAAAAACGCCCTTACGCTCCAGGACAACATGGTCCAGGACAACGCAAAAAACTATCTGAATACGGTTTACAATTACAAGAGAAGCAAAAGCTTCGTCACATGTACGGTGTCAACGAACGTCAATTCCGTACACTCTATGACAGAGCTGCTAAACTTCCTGGTAAACAAGGTGAAAACTTCATGATCCTTCTTGAAACTCGCCTTGACAACCTAGTATACCGTCTTGGCCTTGCTCGTACTCGCCGCCAAGCTCGTCAGCTAGTAAACCATGGTCACATCCTTGTTGATGGAAGCCGTGTAGACATCCCATCTTTCTCTGTGAAACCAGGTCAAACGATCGCTCTTCGTGAGAAATCTCAAAACCTTGCAGTAGTGAAAGAATCAGTTGAAGTAAACAACTTCGTTCCTGAGTACCTTTCTTTCGATGCTGAAAAGCTTGAAGGAACTTTCACTCGTCTTCCAGAGCGTTCTGAATTAGCACCTGAAATCAGCGAACAACTAATCGTTGAGTTCTACTCTCGTTAA
- a CDS encoding IS3 family transposase (programmed frameshift) has product MGTRISYPIEVKQKAVDMRLAGVSMKEIMEELNIKNKTQVQTWVRWHKAGDTHRFEQPVGKQYTYGKGPEYSSELERLQAENRYLSQQNEVFKKVQRIGKEVDKETSIKLVEELCKTMTVQDICVHLGISRSSYYRWKKDRTQNHSKRQLEKQIGTLCREHKYRYGYRKITALLKMRMRINHKTVQRIMQKNQWQCRVKMKKRKKNGQPYAVAGHVLDRNFQSDRPLEKLVTDITYLPYGQKPLYLSSILDLYNGEVIAFTIGDKQDTDFILNTLDQLPALPENCVLHSDQGSVYTSYEYQKAVHIKGITMSMSRKGTPADNASIESFHSTLKSETFYLNRIDRTTTSIVERTVKDYIYYYNNIRIQTKLNNQSPINYRQLAV; this is encoded by the exons ATGGGGACAAGAATAAGTTATCCGATTGAAGTCAAACAGAAGGCTGTAGACATGAGATTGGCAGGCGTATCTATGAAAGAGATCATGGAGGAATTGAATATCAAGAATAAGACGCAGGTTCAGACATGGGTGAGGTGGCATAAGGCTGGGGATACACACCGGTTCGAACAGCCTGTTGGAAAACAATATACCTATGGAAAGGGTCCCGAGTACTCTTCCGAATTAGAGAGACTACAGGCAGAAAATCGCTATCTGAGTCAACAGAATGAAGTTT TTAAAAAAGTACAACGAATTGGAAAGGAAGTTGATAAGGAAACATCAATCAAACTGGTAGAAGAATTGTGCAAAACGATGACAGTACAGGACATTTGTGTCCATTTAGGCATCTCACGTAGTTCGTACTATAGATGGAAAAAGGATCGGACTCAGAATCATTCTAAAAGACAGCTAGAGAAACAAATCGGCACGTTGTGCCGAGAGCACAAGTATCGATATGGATATCGAAAAATCACAGCCCTACTAAAAATGAGAATGCGTATTAACCATAAAACTGTTCAACGTATTATGCAGAAAAACCAGTGGCAGTGCCGGGTTAAAATGAAAAAGCGTAAGAAGAATGGGCAGCCCTATGCCGTGGCCGGTCATGTACTGGATCGAAACTTTCAGTCTGATCGCCCTCTTGAAAAACTAGTAACGGACATCACATATTTGCCTTATGGACAGAAACCATTGTACCTTTCCAGTATATTGGATTTATATAATGGAGAAGTGATTGCTTTTACGATTGGTGATAAGCAGGACACAGACTTTATCTTAAACACACTTGATCAGCTCCCAGCACTGCCTGAGAACTGCGTGTTACATAGCGACCAAGGTTCTGTGTATACATCTTACGAGTATCAGAAAGCTGTTCATATAAAAGGCATTACCATGAGCATGTCCCGTAAAGGGACACCCGCTGATAATGCCTCCATCGAATCGTTTCATTCCACGCTAAAGTCTGAAACGTTCTATCTTAACAGGATTGACCGAACTACAACTTCCATCGTAGAACGCACTGTCAAAGATTACATTTATTATTATAACAACATTCGTATTCAAACTAAACTAAACAACCAATCACCGATAAACTATCGGCAATTGGCTGTATAA
- a CDS encoding antibiotic biosynthesis monooxygenase, translated as MLFTQTPAPPYYAAIFTSKRTNVEQKEYAVAAQKMEELAKNLDGFLGIESVRNEHGVGITVSYWDSLDAIKEWKAHTAHQRVQKKGKKDWYESYTTRICKVEHAYTNNDSLLEQEVNE; from the coding sequence ATGCTATTTACTCAAACACCTGCGCCACCCTACTATGCCGCGATTTTTACATCAAAACGAACAAATGTCGAGCAAAAAGAATACGCTGTAGCTGCTCAAAAAATGGAAGAATTAGCGAAAAACCTAGACGGGTTTCTTGGAATAGAAAGTGTAAGAAATGAACATGGTGTTGGAATCACTGTCTCTTACTGGGATTCATTAGATGCCATCAAAGAATGGAAAGCTCATACAGCACATCAGCGTGTTCAAAAAAAGGGGAAAAAAGATTGGTATGAATCCTATACAACCCGAATTTGTAAGGTAGAACATGCTTATACAAACAATGATTCACTCCTTGAACAAGAAGTAAACGAATGA
- the tyrS gene encoding tyrosine--tRNA ligase — protein sequence MSQLMEELSFRGLIQQQTDEEGLTKLLAEEKIKLYSGFDPTADSLHIGHLLPILTLRRFQEAGHHPIALVGGATGLIGDPSFKKAERSLNPAEIVEQWSEKIKGQLSQFLDFEAGENPAVIVNNYDWISQMNVITFLRDIGKNFGVNFMLAKDIVSSRIETGISYTEFSYVILQSLDFLNLYRNENCKLQIGGSDQWGNITSGLELIRKSEAEGAKAFGLTMPLVTKADGTKFGKTEGGAIWLDKEKTSPYEFYQFWINTDDRDVVKYLKYFTFLSKEEIASYEEKVQTAPEKREAQRRLAEEVTTLVHGRESLEQAVNISNALFKGEIRSLTAEEVKVGFKDVPSMEKSSTEELTLVDILVESKLSPSKRQAREDITNGAVSINGERQTNKDYVLSAEDRIENQFTVLRRGKKKYFLVTYK from the coding sequence ATGAGTCAATTGATGGAAGAGCTTTCGTTCAGAGGATTAATTCAGCAGCAAACAGATGAAGAAGGTTTAACAAAATTATTAGCAGAAGAAAAAATCAAGCTTTACTCCGGCTTTGATCCAACAGCTGACAGCTTACACATTGGACATCTATTGCCAATTTTAACATTACGCAGATTCCAAGAAGCAGGTCATCATCCGATTGCTCTTGTTGGCGGCGCAACTGGACTCATTGGCGACCCTAGCTTCAAAAAAGCAGAACGTTCACTCAACCCAGCAGAAATCGTAGAGCAGTGGTCAGAAAAAATCAAAGGGCAGCTGTCTCAATTTCTTGATTTTGAAGCAGGCGAGAATCCAGCCGTCATCGTGAATAACTATGACTGGATCAGCCAAATGAATGTCATCACGTTCCTTCGTGATATTGGAAAGAACTTCGGTGTGAATTTCATGCTGGCAAAAGATATCGTGAGCTCACGTATCGAAACAGGGATTTCTTACACAGAATTCAGCTACGTTATCCTTCAGTCTTTAGACTTCTTAAATCTTTACAGAAATGAAAATTGTAAGCTGCAAATCGGCGGAAGTGACCAGTGGGGAAATATCACATCTGGACTTGAGCTGATCCGTAAGTCTGAAGCAGAAGGGGCAAAAGCATTTGGTCTGACGATGCCGCTTGTCACAAAAGCAGACGGCACAAAGTTTGGGAAAACAGAAGGCGGCGCCATTTGGTTAGATAAAGAAAAAACATCACCATATGAATTCTACCAATTCTGGATCAACACAGATGACCGTGATGTCGTGAAATACTTAAAATACTTTACGTTCTTATCAAAAGAAGAGATCGCATCGTACGAAGAAAAAGTGCAAACAGCCCCTGAAAAGCGTGAAGCGCAGCGCCGTCTAGCAGAGGAAGTGACAACACTTGTCCATGGCCGTGAATCACTGGAACAGGCTGTCAACATCTCAAATGCGCTGTTTAAGGGCGAGATCAGATCTCTTACAGCTGAAGAAGTGAAAGTAGGCTTTAAAGATGTACCATCAATGGAGAAAAGCAGCACAGAAGAATTAACACTAGTCGATATCCTCGTAGAATCAAAGCTGTCTCCATCAAAACGTCAAGCACGTGAAGATATCACAAATGGTGCTGTCTCCATCAACGGAGAGAGACAAACAAATAAAGACTATGTTCTTTCAGCTGAAGACCGAATTGAAAACCAATTTACTGTTTTAAGAAGAGGGAAGAAGAAATACTTCCTCGTAACGTATAAATAA
- the acsA gene encoding acetate--CoA ligase translates to MKLETLPSVKGDYHLNDYEQTYKNFSWEEARKNFSWYETGKINAAYEAIDRHADSSRQNKVALYYKDSQRDEKYTFKDMKINTNKAGNLFKERAHVQKGDRVFIFMPRSPELYFLLLGAVKIGAIVGPLFEAFMEGAVKDRLENSEAKVIVTTPDLLERIPFAELPKLESVIIVGGANEDVDGVRTIHYEEAFEQAAKDLEMEWMDEKDGFLLHYTSGSTGTPKGVLHVHGAMVQQGQTGKWVLDLKEDDVYWCTADPGWVTGTVYGIFSPWLNGATNVILGGRFNPDTWYETIESLGVTVWYSAPTAFRMLMGAGDDLIQKYDLSSLRHVLSVGEPLNPEVIRWGDAVFGKRIHDTWWMTETGAQLICNYPCMDIKPGSMGKPIPGVEAAIVDNAGNELPPYRMGNLAIKKGWPSMMHTIWNNPEKYESYFMPGDWYVSGDSAYMDEDGYFWFQGRVDDVIMTSGERVGPFEVESKLVEHPAIAEAGVIGKPDPVRGEIIKAFIALRSGYEPTDELKEEIRTFVKKGLAAHAAPREIEFKDKLPKTRSGKIMRRVLKAWELNLPAGDLSTMED, encoded by the coding sequence CTTCTCCTGGTATGAAACAGGAAAAATAAATGCCGCCTATGAAGCGATTGACAGACATGCGGACTCGTCTCGTCAGAACAAGGTGGCGCTTTACTACAAAGATTCACAGCGGGATGAAAAGTATACGTTCAAGGATATGAAAATCAACACAAACAAAGCGGGAAATCTATTCAAAGAAAGGGCGCATGTCCAAAAAGGAGATCGCGTGTTTATCTTTATGCCAAGATCACCTGAACTCTATTTTCTTCTGCTTGGCGCAGTGAAAATTGGGGCGATCGTTGGTCCGTTATTTGAGGCATTTATGGAAGGCGCCGTCAAAGACCGTTTAGAAAACAGTGAGGCAAAGGTCATTGTGACAACTCCTGATCTGCTTGAACGAATTCCATTTGCAGAGCTGCCGAAGCTTGAATCTGTCATTATTGTCGGCGGTGCAAATGAAGATGTCGATGGCGTGCGGACAATTCATTACGAAGAGGCATTTGAGCAGGCGGCGAAAGACCTTGAAATGGAATGGATGGATGAAAAAGACGGTTTCCTGCTTCATTACACATCAGGGTCTACAGGTACGCCAAAAGGTGTGCTGCATGTCCATGGTGCAATGGTCCAGCAAGGCCAGACTGGTAAATGGGTGCTTGATCTGAAAGAAGACGACGTCTACTGGTGTACAGCTGACCCGGGATGGGTGACCGGCACTGTGTATGGCATTTTTTCACCATGGTTAAATGGGGCAACGAATGTCATTTTGGGCGGCAGATTTAACCCTGATACATGGTATGAAACGATTGAATCACTCGGTGTGACCGTTTGGTACAGTGCCCCGACCGCCTTTAGAATGCTAATGGGGGCAGGGGATGACCTCATTCAAAAATATGACCTCAGCTCACTCCGTCATGTGTTAAGTGTAGGGGAGCCGCTTAATCCGGAAGTCATCCGCTGGGGAGATGCTGTTTTTGGCAAGCGAATTCACGACACTTGGTGGATGACAGAAACCGGTGCACAGCTGATTTGTAATTATCCATGTATGGACATCAAGCCAGGCTCGATGGGAAAACCAATTCCAGGCGTAGAAGCGGCAATTGTGGATAATGCTGGAAATGAACTTCCGCCATACCGGATGGGCAACCTTGCGATCAAAAAAGGCTGGCCTTCTATGATGCATACGATCTGGAACAATCCTGAAAAATATGAATCTTACTTTATGCCGGGAGATTGGTATGTTTCAGGAGATTCAGCTTATATGGACGAAGACGGATACTTTTGGTTCCAGGGGCGTGTGGATGATGTGATCATGACGTCAGGAGAACGGGTCGGTCCATTTGAGGTGGAAAGTAAACTGGTCGAGCATCCCGCCATTGCAGAGGCTGGGGTCATTGGAAAACCTGACCCAGTCCGTGGTGAAATTATTAAAGCCTTCATTGCGCTCAGAAGCGGTTATGAGCCGACAGATGAGCTGAAAGAAGAGATTCGTACCTTTGTGAAAAAAGGACTCGCTGCACATGCAGCACCGAGAGAAATTGAGTTTAAAGACAAACTGCCAAAAACGCGCAGCGGAAAAATTATGAGACGTGTACTAAAGGCGTGGGAGCTGAATTTACCGGCTGGCGACCTATCGACAATGGAAGATTAA